From a single Stomoxys calcitrans chromosome 4, idStoCalc2.1, whole genome shotgun sequence genomic region:
- the LOC106084276 gene encoding putative gustatory receptor 98b: MKNNFNSKEVVASHLLKAILPFQWVYACCGLALPPTLMQATYKDKSNKFALVILWIFFILYSVMVFTIICYMVHYNNVSTDIMVNLYGLDCVTRTLAIIQNSGVPLVQLAIVLSTLAQRQRLINIYSTINQLEQDILLFLKNNEYVTTWMQFSQRCSGFGRHIFYRCALCDMVYFFALFYTKYPVIWKVLPYRDQYLTLISFHLMLVKFAAFRVMMYVMYEFINVMEQSLGDIKNENILRRNFLATGEGKSSCYKKLLQHQILLCRVWSLAHEIENYFSLPMLVLFLYYGANITHVINWMYIKSFVHRFCYLILLFVNILWTCWLSQMCIDKYNRIDAVLSGLKLNINDKALKNRHREYTLEFKHQKLLFTCWGFFDLNLKYFGLMVLAIMTYVFILIQFKLQTETEKATRL; encoded by the exons ATGAAGAACAACTTCAATTCCAAAGAAGTAGTAGCGTCGCACTTATTAAAGGCCATTTTACCTTTTCAATGGGTTTATGCCTGCTGTGGCCTAGCATTACCACCCACTTTAATGCAAGCTACCTACAAAGACAAATCAAATAAATTTGCTTTGGTAATCCTATGGATTTTCTTCATATTGTACTCTGTAATGGTATTTACCATCATCTGTTATATGGTACACTACAACAATGTATCTACGGATATTATGGTAAATCTTTATGGTTTGGATTGCGTTACCCGTACCTTGGCTATAATACAAAATTCGGGAGTGCCTCTTGTACAGCTGGCAATTGTTCTATCAACCTTAGCACAGCGTCAGCGTTTGATAAATATTTACAGCACTATTAACCAACTGGAACAGGATATTTTGTTGTTTCTGAAGAATAACGAATACGTTACAACTTGGATGCAGTTCTCCCAGCGATGTTCTGGCTTTGGTCGTCATATATTTTATCGTTGTGCCCTGTGCGATATGGTGTATTTCTTTGcacttttttataccaaatATCCTGTAATTTGGAAAGTCCTGCCCTACAGGGATCAGTATTTGACATTGATTAGCTTTCATTTAATGCTTGTGAAATTCGCCGCCTTTCGTGTAATGATGTATGTTATGTATGAGTTCATTAATGTTATGGAACAATCGCTAGGGGATATAAAGAATGAAAATATACTGCGAAGAAACTTCCTGGCAACTGGGGAAGGAAAatcgagttgttacaaaaagCTGTTACAACATCAAATCCTTTTGTGTCGTGTCTGGAGCTTGGCTCATGAAATTGAGAATTACTTTTCCTTGCCAATGTTGGTGTTATTCTTATATTATGGAGCAAATATAACACATGTCATCAATTGGATGTACATCAAATCATTTGTGC ATCGTTTTTGCTACCTGATACTGCTATTTGTCAATATCTTGTGGACTTGCTGGCTAAGTCAAATGTGCATAGATAAG TATAATCGAATTGATGCAGTATTGTCCGGATTGAAACTCAATATCAATGACAAAGCTTTGAAAAATCGCCACCGGGAATATACCTTGGAGTTCAAGCATCAAAAGCTATTATTCACCTGTTGGGGTTTCTTCGATTTAAATCTAAAATATTTCGGTTTG ATGGTATTGGCCATAATGACTTATGTTTTTATACTCATACAATTCAAATTGCAAACGGAAACGGAAAAGGCTACACGTTTGTAA